The following coding sequences lie in one Bacteroidales bacterium genomic window:
- the folB gene encoding dihydroneopterin aldolase, producing the protein MAQISLEGMEFYAHHGCMKEEQLIGTRFMVDFTLETNTQEAEETDDLVKTINYQSVYGLVKEEMKHKSKLLEHVAHRILDRVGQQFPQIVRAEVKICKLNPPVGGKVERVCVTLRK; encoded by the coding sequence ATGGCGCAAATCTCTCTTGAGGGCATGGAATTTTACGCTCATCACGGCTGTATGAAGGAAGAACAGCTGATCGGCACCCGTTTTATGGTGGATTTTACCCTGGAAACCAATACGCAGGAAGCAGAAGAGACCGATGATCTGGTAAAAACCATCAACTATCAGTCAGTGTACGGGCTCGTCAAAGAGGAGATGAAGCATAAATCAAAACTCCTTGAGCATGTGGCGCATCGTATCCTTGACCGCGTTGGCCAGCAATTCCCTCAGATCGTCAGGGCAGAGGTAAAGATCTGCAAATTGAATCCACCGGTGGGTGGGAAAGTGGAGCGCGTCTGCGTAACACTTCGCAAATAA